CTGATCTTCTTCATCAGGCGGTCGCGCTGCTTGGTGATGAGGATTTCCTCGCGGCGCAACTCCTGGCGCGTCAGCTCGCTGAGCGTTTTGTTCTTGCCGAAGAGCTTGTCGATCAGGGCCATCAGCCGGCCTCCGGTTCGACACGATTGGGCGAGCTCGGCACGGGCGGCGGCGACGTCGGCTTGGCTGCGGTTTCAGTCTCACGCTTGGGCGTCACCGGCGTTTGCTGCGGGTCGGTCTCGGCGCTTTCCTCGGCGGGCGGTTCGAGCTCGGCCAGCAGTTCCTCGTAGACCGACTGCTCCTCGCTCGTCATGCCGCTGACTTCCGGCGGCAGGACGCTGTCGGCCAGTTCGTTGCCGGCCTGCAAGTCGGCGAGGACCTCCTCGGCCTTGGCCGCGTCCTCGGCGATCTCTTCCACGTCGGGCAGCTTCGCCGTCTCGCCCTGCTTGAGCAGCTCCAAATTATGCAGGTGCGTGCCGACGACGTTCACCTGCTGATTCAGCACCTGCATGAGCTGCTGATTGCGGGCGATGTCCTTGCGGAGTTGGACGAGTTGGGCGGTGATGCGTTGGCGGGCGATCTTGGAGGCGTCCTTGAACTCGCCGCGCAGCTCGGCCTCCTTCGCCTCGAGCACGCCGATCTCTTCGAGGCTGCCGTCGCGCTGCTGGGTCAGGGCGGCCCGGCGTTCGGAGAGGTACGCGACCTTCTTCTCGACGTCGCCCTTTTTACCGAAGATTCCAAGCAGTCTGTCCATCATCGCCATCGACGGTCCCTTCACGCTCGCGGCATCACCGCTGAGTCCTTCACGATACAGCACGGGTACGCCGTCGAGGGTCTTCACCCGCAGATTCGTGGATTGTTTCGCCCACGCCTTGGCCTCGGCTTCGACGATCGACGCCGGCAGGTGCAGGTCGTCGGCAACCTTCTTCAAGGACACGCCGCCGGTGATCAGGTCGGTCTGTCGGGCTTCGAGAGTCTCGCGCACCCGCCGACGTTTGTCGGCATCGCCCTCGGGGTTGAACACCTTGCGCAGATCGGCGTGGGTGTCCGGGGCATGCACCAGCCAACCGCCGGCGACGTCCGGCTCGATGAGCACGGTCGTGGTCCGGTCCGAGGTAACCGCCAACTGCCGGGCCTCGGGCGTGAAGCCGCTGGTCGAAACCAGCACCTGCGTCATCGGCCCGGCGACACGCGTCGGCGGCGGCACCTCGCGGAGTCGACGCTTGACCTCGTCGCTGGTCAGCGGGGCCGGCGAGACGCCCTGGATCAGCTCCCGCACCGGCGGCATCGAGAGCACCCGCATGTGGCCGAGCTTGGTCGAGAAAAACACCAACTGCCGACCGACCAGCGACACGTCGACCACCTCGCCGCGCGGCAGACGTTGCTGGAGGTCGAAGTCGGCGACGTCGAGGTCGACCATGAGCCGTTTGTGCTCGTTGGTCTGATCGAATCGGCGGACGTCACGCTGGAGGTTGACGACCTGCTGTCGGCCGCGGCGGGTGTCGATGGAGAGCGTGCGATCGCGGCCGGTGAGTTCACCGGCGATCAGCGCCTCGACGTGGCGCATGACCTCACGCTCGGCGTCCTTGTGTCGGGATGGGTCGGCGCTGTCACGCATTTTTCTTCATCAGGTACCAGACCAATGTGATTGCCGCCAGCAGCCAACCGATGACCGAGAGGATGGCGTACATGCGGCCCACGGCAACATCTTAGGTGACCAGCGTCACCTTGCGAGCCTGCACCCCACACTGGGGACAGAACTTCGCCGTGGGCGAAAGGTCGGTCGCGCAGCGTGGCGTCTGGCATTGTCGGATGTTCGCATGCAGCCGCGGCGGCGGACCGTCCAGCAGATCCGGCTGCGCACGCACACCGGCGGCCAAATCCACCGACCACTTTCGGCCGTTCTTGTCGACTTCCTTCCGCAACACGCCCGAACCCAGGATCGCCGGGATCGCCCAGTACCACCCGACCGCCAGTGCCAGGACCGCGCCGACGAACAAGGGCGGCTTCGGCGTCGGCAGCGCGGTAGGCACCGTCTCGGAAAGCCCGAACTGCCGAACAACGCGTGCCACCAGGTGATGATGCAGGAGCATGTCCAACGCGATCGCCAGATACCCGGCCACCGCGAGGCCGACGTATGCGAAGAACCAGGGGTCGTGGCTCCACAGCGTGAGCCGGATGCGTCCGGTGTAGAGCGACCACGCCAACAGTGCCGCTTGTGCGATGGCGATGAGCAGGACGAGTCCCGTCAGCTTCGGACCACACCGATCGGCGTCATCCCGGTGATCCGGCAGGCCGCGTGCGGCGAGATAATCGGCGAGGTGCCAGAGCCGGGAGCGTTGCCCGCGTGCCTGCTGCTGCCAGACGAAACGGTCGTAAAGCAACGGTCCGATGCCCGCAGTGGCGAGGGCGAACACGAACGTCTTGGGCCCGCTGAGCGGCTGCTTACCGCCGACGGGCCGTTCGAGCGACGCGACGATCGCCCCGCCGCTGTGGACGGTGGTCGGCGGCGGCATGTGCCGAAAGCTCGCCGGCATGACCGGCGACTCAGGCGACATAGTCCACCTGCGGCTGGTGCGCGACGCGCCGTTCGGTCGGT
This genomic window from Planctomycetota bacterium contains:
- a CDS encoding zinc ribbon domain-containing protein, which produces MPPPTTVHSGGAIVASLERPVGGKQPLSGPKTFVFALATAGIGPLLYDRFVWQQQARGQRSRLWHLADYLAARGLPDHRDDADRCGPKLTGLVLLIAIAQAALLAWSLYTGRIRLTLWSHDPWFFAYVGLAVAGYLAIALDMLLHHHLVARVVRQFGLSETVPTALPTPKPPLFVGAVLALAVGWYWAIPAILGSGVLRKEVDKNGRKWSVDLAAGVRAQPDLLDGPPPRLHANIRQCQTPRCATDLSPTAKFCPQCGVQARKVTLVT